The Branchiostoma floridae strain S238N-H82 chromosome 10, Bfl_VNyyK, whole genome shotgun sequence genome has a segment encoding these proteins:
- the LOC118424470 gene encoding fibroleukin-like, with product MRRDLDKERKRTAALEQRLYEMNKTADCDDVYKAGHTTSGVYTIQPDAAGASFRVYCEMEAGVGGWTVLQKRFDDSVGFAYDWETYKNGFGDLNGEFWLGNDKIYQISNAKVYLLRIDLENWSSETVYAEYDRFYIADEAAKYRLHVGTYSGTAGDGGYGLSYHDGCRFSTHDQDNDAYSGFHCAVRDGGHTGWWYNSCDYANLNQPYKHGGGGTHRHGISWYAWAAHRYSIKSSVMKIRPAP from the exons atgcgccgtgacctggacaaggagcgaaagcgaaccgccgccttggagcagcgtctttaCGAGATGAATAAGACAGCAG ATTGTGACGACGTCTACAAGGCAGGCCACACCACCAGCGGTGTCTACACCATCCAGCCAGACGCCGCCGGAGCCTCGTTTCGGGTCTACTGTGAGATGGAAGCCGGAGTCGGCGGCTGGACTGTCCTCCAGAAGCGCTTCGACGATTCTGTAGGTTTTGCTTATGACTGGGAAACTTACAAAAATGGGTTTGGGGACCTTAACGGTGAGTTTTGGCTGGGAAACGACAAGATCTATCAGATCTCTAACGCCAAGGTATACCTTTTGCGCATTGATCTCGAGAATTGGTCCTCAGAAACAGTATATGCTGAATATGATAGGTTCTATATCGCGGATGAAGCGGCAAAGTACCGTCTGCATGTTGGTACCTATAGCGGCACTGCTGGTGATGGTGGGTACGGGTTAAGCTATCATGATGGTTGCAGGTTTTCAACACACGACCAGGATAACGACGCTTATAGTGGCTTTCACTGCGCAGTTAGAGATGGCGGTCATACTGGTTGGTGGTATAATAGCTGTGACTACGCTAACCTGAACCAGCCGTACAAGCATGGCGGCGGGGGGACTCATAGACATGGTATCAGTTGGTATGCGTGGGCAGCTCACCGGTACTCCATCAAGTCTTCTGTCATGAAAATCAGACCTGCTCCTTAG